From the Betaproteobacteria bacterium genome, the window TCGTCACGGCTGGCATGATCTACTTTCCATGGCTCTACAGCGATGAGCATCTCAATACGCTGGTGAGCGACGAGGACTACCAGAAAGCGCAGCGTGCTTTCGGCGCAGGCTGGGCCAAGGTGTGGGATGCCCGCGGCTTGATCTACCGTTACCAAGCCACGGCAAAGCACGATGTTTCGCAACCCTTCGGCGGAGATATGGCGGATTCTCTGGGCCGGATCAAGGCCAAAACGCTCATCATGCCCGGCATGACGGACCGGACGCTACCCAGTTACATGGGGCGCGAGATTTATCGTGGCGTGAAGAATAGCGTGTACGTGGAAATCCCTTCCTACCTGGGGCATATCGCCTGTTGTCCCAGTAGCGAGGACACCGCGGAATATGTCTTTATTTCCGCTCAGATCAAGCGATTTCTGGCGGATTTGGCTCGCTAGGGGGTGTCATTTCGAACCCGCCCCGGGGGCGGCGCGTTCCTCGCGCGCCTTGTTCACCAGATCTAACAGCGGTTCTCGCGCCGCCTCGGCGATCAGGTTTGTTTTCACGCCTACCATGCTGGCGGCGAGCGCTTGCTGAAAGACAAAGCGTCTCCATACTTCGGGGGGGGTAATCCTCTAAAGGCAGGCCAAGGCCACCTTGTTTGGCGCCATCTTCGACGCGATTGTGATGCGCCAGGGAACCTATCCCGCGCAAGGTATGGCAAGACAGGCAGCCGTTGGTGTAAGTCAGCACGGGTTTGAGGCTCTCGGGCAGATTGGGAAAAGCTTGCAGAGGGGAAGTTTCCGCCAAGCTAAAGCTGCTGGCGGTGAGGCTCATACCGGCGCTGAAGCGCAGCCTCAGATGTTCAGGCGGCGCCTTGCGCACATAGAGCATGCCGCCCAGTCCACGATAGACGGAGGGCAGGGGCTTCTTGCGATCGACCCACGAATATTCCCGCTTGTTGCGATAGGGTACCACGAAGCGAAACAGATCTTTTTCGTCGTCGATGCCCACCACGATGGCAGCGTCGAGGTCAATCAGTTCCTGCAAGGGCCAGTAGTAGTTTTCGTTGCGTGTGTTGACGGTGCGCAGCCACCTGCCTTTGCCAGAGAGCGTTTTGATCAATTCCGCCACGGGTATGGCGTGATATGTCTTCAGCGGCATGGCCGCCAACTGGTAGCGGTGTTCCAGAATATGCGCGAACAAGAACTCCTGAAAACGATCATCGGCGGGATAGGACCGGATCAGGTCACTGTGCTGGCTCCAAAACGATAGGGAGGACAAAGGTGGCGAGAAAAACAAATGTTGGTCGGCGTCCACAAGCAAGCGTAGCGATTCGTCCATGGGCTTGACGCCGGTGAAGTCCATTACCAGATCTCGGCTAATGGCGTTTTCTTCGGCGCCAAGGCTGGCGATGGACTGGTGATTGGTACCGGGTACGGTTTGGTAGATCACCTGCGCGCCCGAGCGGTGCAATCGCAGCGCAAAGGCCTGTGCATCGCGGGCGAAGCCGTCGAGATCGCGTTCTCCCGCCAGGATGAGAAAGCGCATTCGAGGCCTATCGAGAATGGCGCTTGAGGGGAACGGTTCCTTGAACGCCGCGCCGATGAATTCCGCTACCTGTCCTTGGCGGGCAGGGCCGCCAAGATCGTGTAGCCCGCTCAGCGTGATGACGCCGGCGATGTCCGAAGTGCCCAGACCGAAGGTACGGAGGACGTCCGGGTCGAAGACAGGCCTGCTTACGATGAATCCGCCGGAAGAATGGCCCACCAGAAAGATGCGCCGGGTGTCGATTCGATAGCGGCTGGCCTCCCTCTTGAGCAGCGCCATCGCCGCCGCCACATCTTGCAGAGGCGCCGGCCAGGGTGCGCCGGATAGCGAACGCGTCCGAACAACGGCCACGGCGGCGCCCTCGAAGCGCAGTTTGCTGCTGCCGTCGGCGAACTTGAAAAAGCGCTCATCGAGCGCTCCCCAGAATCCCCCTGGCACATAGATCAACAGCGGCGCGGCGTCCTGGCCGGCCGGGAGGTAGAGATTGAGGCGCTGTGCGGCGTGCGAACCGTAGGGTAGGCCGAGAAAAAAATCATCTCCGGCGTGGGCGCTAGAGCCTGCTAGCCACACCAGGAGGAGTGTTATGCGGGTTATCTCAATCATGCGAGCAGATCGTTATCCTCTCCCAGCGTGGGGTAGCGCACTTCGGCGCGAGAGTCGCGTAGTGTATCGGCAACGGGCACGCAGCCGGCCATGAGCGTCCCGCCGGCCGCGCTGGTCACCTTACGGGTGAATAGCCCGCGCCCCAGGTAGTGCGAGTCGTTCAACGCGTCACTGACGTTGCGCACGAGATTGCAACAAGCATCCTTTCCTTCGAGGCGCTTCAACCACTCCACGGCGGAGCGTTGCGAAATGAGTTCCGCGACCGCGCGCCGGGTGGCCTGGGCATCCTTGCTATCGTCGCGCAAGCGGGCGGGGAGTTCGATGACTTCGCAGAACACGCTCCAGAAACGGTCTTCCAGGGGAGCGGCCGCGAGGAATTGGCCATCGGCCGTGCGGTAGACTTGGTAGCGGGGGCTTCCCCCGGAGAGCATTTCCTGCCCGGGCCGCGGCCATTTTCCGGTGGTATTTCCCGTGCCCATGGCCCATAACATGAAAGGAAACAGGCAGTCCGTCATGGAGATGTCGATGTAACAGCCTTTGTGCGTGCGATCGCGCTGGCGCAAGGCGAGCAATATGTTCATGACGGCGGGGTACGAGCCTCCCGCGATGTCGGCGACCAGGGCCGGGGGAACGACCGGCGCGCCGTAGCTGCCTGCGGCGAGGGCGAGCATTCCAGTGTCGGCTTGGTAGTTCAAGTCATGGGCGGCGATGGGGGACTTGGGTCCGTGCTGCCCGTAGCCGGTGATGGAGCAGTAGATCAATCCCGCATTGATTTCTCGCAACGCTTTGTATCCCAATCCCAGGCGCTCCATGACGCCTGGCCGAAATTGTTCGACCAACACGTCGGCGGTCTCCAGCAGGGGAAGCAGGCGTGTCTTGGCGTTGGGAGCTTTCAGATCGAGGGCCACGGAGCGCTTGCCCCGGTTGAGCATGGCGAAGGACGCACTCGTGCCGCCGAAGCGCGGTTCGTAACGGCGCATATCCTCGCCGTCCGGGCGTTCCACCTTGATCACCTGTGCCCCGGCTTCGGCTAGGAGCAAGGTGGCCATGGGCCCGGGCAGCAAGGTGCTGAAGTCGAGAACACGGATTCCTGAGAGAGGAAGCATGTAAAGGCCTGTTAACTACTGAAGGGAAGCCGATTCTAAGAGGAATATTCCAAGCCGGCCGCTAAAGTCCCGGCGCGGGCAGTCGAATATCCAGTACCGGCGTCACGCCGGGCGCTCGCGCGCCAGAGGTGGAATTTGGTTGAAGATGAATCTCTCAAGATAACAATGCCCAGATTATTCGAGCGCCTTCGCGGTGGGTCCTTGGCCCACAAGATTCTTCTCATCAATGGCTTGGTGGTGCTTATCTGTGGCTTGCTCGCCTTGTGGTTGATGCTGTCGAACCAGCACCGGCTGGCGCGCGCCCAGTGGTTGAGTAGCGCTCATCTCACCACGAGCGTCGTTGCCCAGGGGTTGTCCGATGCCTTGGCCGCCAAGAGACCGACCGAAGTCCGTGCATTGCTCAATTCCTTGCTGGTGAGACCACAGGTCCGGGGCGCGGCGGTGTTCGGCGCGCATGGAAACTTGCTCTTCAGTTCAGGGCAAGGACTTGAGTTTCCTCAAACGCGAAGCGTGCAGGGCCAGGAGGCTGTAATGAGCGATCTCTTGGAAGCCCATGCCTCTCTCACCACGAATGGGCGCAACTTAGGCACACTAGTGATCAGGGCGGACGAGTACGGCTTGTATCGCGCGGTGATCGATGATGCCTATCCCCTTCTGGTCATGGCGGGGTCAGGCCTCGTGATGCTCATGCTCATGATCTGGATGTTGATTCCCATGGCGATGCGCAGGCTGGGTCAGTTGGCCGATGTCATGGGAGCGGTCACACGCGACGCGAATTATGACGTCAGAGCGCCGGTGAAAGGGACGGATGAGACAGCCCAGCTCGCCCGTGCTTTCAATAGCATGCTCGATCAAATTCAAATTCGGGAAGGTAAGCTTCGCGAGGAACTCTCAGAGCGGCGCAAAGCACAACAGCAGACTGCCTACGTGGCAAACCACGATTTCGTGACGGGATTGCCCAACCGCCGGTTCTTCACCGAAGCCATTGGTCATTCGCTCGAAAAGATTAAACAAGGCGGCGAGAATATCGGCGTGGTGATCGTGGACATCGATAATTTCAAGAGGATCAACGATTCGTTCGGTCACCAGGCCGGTGACCGGATATTGGCCGAGGTGGGAAGCCGGTTACGCCAGAAATTGCGCTCCGCCGATCTCGTTTGCCGTCTGGGCGGAAATCAATTTGCCGTGTTGCTAGGCTCCGCGGCCAGCGCCCCGCAGGCCACGGACTTGGGCGAACGTGCGTTGCAAGCCATCCTCAAGCCCTTTGTCCTGGAGGGGAGGGAAGTGGAGCTCGGAGCCAGTGCTGGTATCGCGCTCGCGCTTAAGGAC encodes:
- a CDS encoding alpha/beta hydrolase, giving the protein MIEITRITLLLVWLAGSSAHAGDDFFLGLPYGSHAAQRLNLYLPAGQDAAPLLIYVPGGFWGALDERFFKFADGSSKLRFEGAAVAVVRTRSLSGAPWPAPLQDVAAAMALLKREASRYRIDTRRIFLVGHSSGGFIVSRPVFDPDVLRTFGLGTSDIAGVITLSGLHDLGGPARQGQVAEFIGAAFKEPFPSSAILDRPRMRFLILAGERDLDGFARDAQAFALRLHRSGAQVIYQTVPGTNHQSIASLGAEENAISRDLVMDFTGVKPMDESLRLLVDADQHLFFSPPLSSLSFWSQHSDLIRSYPADDRFQEFLFAHILEHRYQLAAMPLKTYHAIPVAELIKTLSGKGRWLRTVNTRNENYYWPLQELIDLDAAIVVGIDDEKDLFRFVVPYRNKREYSWVDRKKPLPSVYRGLGGMLYVRKAPPEHLRLRFSAGMSLTASSFSLAETSPLQAFPNLPESLKPVLTYTNGCLSCHTLRGIGSLAHHNRVEDGAKQGGLGLPLEDYPPRSMETLCLSASARRQHGRRENKPDRRGGARTAVRSGEQGARGTRRPRGGFEMTPPSEPNPPEIA
- a CDS encoding CoA transferase, encoding MLPLSGIRVLDFSTLLPGPMATLLLAEAGAQVIKVERPDGEDMRRYEPRFGGTSASFAMLNRGKRSVALDLKAPNAKTRLLPLLETADVLVEQFRPGVMERLGLGYKALREINAGLIYCSITGYGQHGPKSPIAAHDLNYQADTGMLALAAGSYGAPVVPPALVADIAGGSYPAVMNILLALRQRDRTHKGCYIDISMTDCLFPFMLWAMGTGNTTGKWPRPGQEMLSGGSPRYQVYRTADGQFLAAAPLEDRFWSVFCEVIELPARLRDDSKDAQATRRAVAELISQRSAVEWLKRLEGKDACCNLVRNVSDALNDSHYLGRGLFTRKVTSAAGGTLMAGCVPVADTLRDSRAEVRYPTLGEDNDLLA
- a CDS encoding EAL domain-containing protein, with product MPRLFERLRGGSLAHKILLINGLVVLICGLLALWLMLSNQHRLARAQWLSSAHLTTSVVAQGLSDALAAKRPTEVRALLNSLLVRPQVRGAAVFGAHGNLLFSSGQGLEFPQTRSVQGQEAVMSDLLEAHASLTTNGRNLGTLVIRADEYGLYRAVIDDAYPLLVMAGSGLVMLMLMIWMLIPMAMRRLGQLADVMGAVTRDANYDVRAPVKGTDETAQLARAFNSMLDQIQIREGKLREELSERRKAQQQTAYVANHDFVTGLPNRRFFTEAIGHSLEKIKQGGENIGVVIVDIDNFKRINDSFGHQAGDRILAEVGSRLRQKLRSADLVCRLGGNQFAVLLGSAASAPQATDLGERALQAILKPFVLEGREVELGASAGIALALKDSTPEELLRNAEAALHDAKASGKGSVRLFRPYMIDRVKQRLSLEQALKTALEQETFTLHYQPQVGAKTQKLLGVEALIRWRHPKLGEIPPAQFIPLAEETGIIVPLGAWVLRQACADAHAWQSQGLSGVGVAVNVSARQFHEPGFVETVLATLRQTRLNGSLLELELTESMLLDRNGLHIAELAALREQGVSFAIDDFGTGYSSLSVLKHFSLQRLKIDRGFVKNIPYESDDVAIASAVIAMGHKMGLEVVAEGVETQSQYEYLKDQACDRIQGYLFSKPLPLEELLAKYAVRGAEPEHQGEQREPKLVFSR